One genomic window of Ruminococcus gauvreauii includes the following:
- a CDS encoding sugar ABC transporter substrate-binding protein gives MGRFTRKMLAVMLSAAMMVGLAACGGGGDAASDKQESTQPAAAETKTEETARENAQKETADSGKTYRIGYVCKHQLDEFMQTLRSGAEEYAKEIGVDLTFMSSEKHSDVEKQVQLMDDMITQKFDAIILVATDPAALLPSIKKANAADIPVILVNDTIDEEAAKAQGAEYVTYIGTDNYQGGVVGGEFINEKYPDGAKICILSGTVGNPAGDARIDGFVEAISANPKLEVVSNQPTDWSRDQGYSVMQNVLTANPDIDVVYCAADLIALGAAEAVTQAGKAADIKVLGFDGSNEIVAMAEEEGSCVIGSVAQFPADMSKEAIDACITVLEGGTVEHEINTDVKVLPEQ, from the coding sequence ATGGGACGATTTACAAGAAAAATGCTGGCGGTAATGCTCAGTGCGGCAATGATGGTTGGTTTGGCGGCATGCGGAGGCGGCGGTGATGCGGCTTCGGACAAGCAGGAGAGCACGCAGCCGGCTGCGGCAGAGACAAAGACGGAAGAAACAGCCAGGGAAAATGCACAGAAAGAGACGGCGGACAGCGGAAAGACATACAGAATAGGATATGTATGTAAACATCAGCTGGATGAATTTATGCAGACGCTTCGTTCGGGTGCGGAGGAGTACGCGAAAGAAATCGGCGTGGATCTGACATTTATGTCGTCTGAGAAGCATTCAGACGTTGAGAAACAGGTGCAGCTGATGGATGATATGATCACGCAGAAATTTGATGCCATCATCCTGGTTGCGACAGACCCGGCGGCTCTGCTCCCGTCGATTAAAAAGGCAAATGCGGCAGATATTCCTGTTATACTGGTAAATGACACGATCGACGAAGAAGCTGCAAAGGCTCAGGGGGCGGAATATGTGACGTACATAGGCACGGATAATTACCAGGGTGGTGTTGTAGGCGGTGAGTTCATCAATGAAAAATACCCGGATGGCGCAAAAATCTGCATATTGAGCGGAACCGTCGGAAACCCCGCAGGGGATGCGCGTATTGACGGCTTTGTGGAGGCGATTTCTGCAAATCCAAAGCTGGAAGTGGTATCCAATCAGCCGACTGACTGGTCAAGAGATCAGGGGTACAGCGTCATGCAGAATGTATTGACTGCAAATCCGGATATTGACGTGGTATACTGTGCGGCAGACCTGATAGCGTTAGGGGCAGCGGAAGCCGTTACGCAGGCCGGTAAGGCGGCAGATATCAAGGTGCTTGGCTTTGACGGATCCAATGAGATCGTTGCGATGGCAGAGGAAGAAGGCTCCTGTGTGATCGGTTCTGTGGCACAGTTCCCGGCAGATATGTCCAAAGAGGCAATTGATGCCTGCATTACCGTTCTGGAAGGCGGAACAGTGGAGCATGAAATCAACACGGATGTAAAAGTTTTGCCGGAACAGTAA
- a CDS encoding ABC transporter permease has translation MNTVKKRIDFSQMTTLLVLIVLCVILSVLKPVFLTPGNLINIITQVTVNAIVAIGMTFVILTGGIDLSVGSVLGLAGIVMGMMMKAGMPVGIALIASIIVGVACGAVSGVLVTIGKLPPFIATLGIMNIARAIALTISKGGNMSAFPESFTWIGVGTIFGTGIPVQVLFMLILYLLGYYLLRYRQTGRFVYAIGGNKEAARLSGVSVRMYEMLTYIISGFTAAFAAIVLTAKLNAAQPTAGMNYELDAVAAVVIGGTSLTGGVGSIWGTLLGAIVIGVIRNGLNLLNANSYLQQGIIGCVIILAVLLDVAKKES, from the coding sequence ATGAATACTGTAAAAAAAAGAATTGATTTTAGTCAGATGACAACACTGCTGGTCTTGATTGTATTATGCGTGATACTGTCTGTTCTGAAGCCGGTATTTCTGACGCCGGGCAATCTGATCAACATTATCACACAGGTCACGGTAAATGCCATCGTTGCGATCGGCATGACATTTGTTATCCTGACCGGAGGGATCGACCTCTCGGTTGGCTCTGTGCTGGGACTTGCGGGTATCGTAATGGGAATGATGATGAAGGCCGGAATGCCGGTAGGGATCGCTCTGATCGCCAGCATTATCGTGGGAGTTGCGTGCGGTGCGGTCAGCGGAGTGCTGGTGACGATCGGAAAACTGCCACCCTTTATTGCCACGCTGGGAATCATGAATATTGCCCGAGCAATCGCACTTACGATCAGTAAGGGAGGCAACATGTCAGCATTTCCGGAGAGTTTCACATGGATCGGAGTGGGCACAATTTTCGGAACGGGAATTCCCGTGCAGGTATTGTTTATGCTGATTCTATATCTGCTTGGCTACTATCTGCTGAGGTATCGCCAGACAGGACGTTTTGTCTATGCGATAGGAGGAAATAAAGAGGCGGCAAGGCTATCCGGTGTCAGTGTCCGCATGTACGAGATGCTTACCTATATCATAAGCGGATTCACGGCAGCATTTGCGGCGATCGTGCTGACTGCAAAACTGAATGCCGCACAGCCTACGGCCGGTATGAACTATGAACTGGATGCGGTTGCGGCGGTAGTCATCGGCGGCACTTCTCTTACGGGAGGCGTCGGCAGTATCTGGGGTACGCTGCTGGGGGCGATCGTGATCGGAGTCATCCGGAACGGTTTGAATCTGCTGAATGCAAACTCATACTTACAGCAGGGAATCATCGGATGTGTTATCATCCTGGCGGTGCTGCTGGACGTGGCGAAGAAAGAATCGTAA